A stretch of Patagioenas fasciata isolate bPatFas1 chromosome 4, bPatFas1.hap1, whole genome shotgun sequence DNA encodes these proteins:
- the POU4F2 gene encoding POU domain, class 4, transcription factor 2 translates to MMMSLSSKQPFGLPHGGGGLHETKYSALHTASPCPSAGATAPAASSPSSTGTGGSAGRGSSSGSGSGPGGGGGSGSGSGSGSGPGGGGAEAMRRACLPAPPSNIFGGLDESLLARAEALAAVDIVSPSKSHHHHPPHHSPFKPDATYHTMNTIPCTSAASSSSVPISHPSALSGTHHHHHHHHHHQPHQALEGELLEHLTPGLALGAMAAPDGAVVSTPGHAPHMAGMNPMHPAALGMAHAHGLPAHMSCMSDVDADPRDLEAFAERFKQRRIKLGVTQADVGSALANLKIPGVGSLSQSTICRFESLTLSHNNMIALKPILQAWLEEAEKSHREKLAKPELFSGAEKKRKRTSIAAPEKRSLEAYFALQPRPSSEKIAAIAEKLDLKKNVVRVWFCNQRQKQKRMKYSAGI, encoded by the exons ATGATGATGTCCCTGAGCAGCAAGCAGCCCTTCGGCCTCCCCCACGGCGGCGGCGGCCTCCACGAAACCAAGTACTCGGCCCTGCACACCGCCTCGCCCTGCCCCTCCGCCGGCGCCACCGCCCCCGCcgccagctcccccagcagcaccgGCACCGGCGGCTCCGCCGGACGCGGCTCCAGctccggctctggctccggccccggcggcggcggtggctccggctctggctccggcTCGGGCTctggccccggcggcggcggcgcggaggcGATGCGGCGGGCCTGCCTGCCCGCCCCTCCG AGCAATATATTCGGCGGTCTGGACGAGAGCCTGCTGGCCCGCGCCGAAGCCCTGGCAGCGGTGGACATCGTCTCCCCGAGCAagagccaccaccaccacccgccGCACCACAGCCCCTTCAAGCCGGACGCCACCTACCACACCATGAacaccatcccctgcacctcggccgcctcctcctcctcggtgCCCATCTCCCACCCGTCCGCCCTGTCGggcacccaccaccaccaccatcaccaccaccaccaccagccccaccaggCGCTGGAGGGGGAACTCTTGGAGCACCTGACGCCGGGGCTGGCGCTGGGGGCCATGGCGGCCCCCGACGGCGCCGTAGTCTCCACGCCGGGCCATGCTCCCCACATGGCCGGCATGAACCCCATGCACCCGGCGGCGCTGGGCATGGCCCACGCCCACGGGCTGCCGGCCCACATGAGCTGCATGAGCGACGTGGACGCCGATCCCCGCGACTTGGAGGCCTTCGCCGAGCGCTTCAAGCAGCGCCGCATCAAGCTGGGGGTCACCCAGGCCGACGTGGGCTCGGCGCTGGCCAACCTGAAGATCCCAGGGGTGGGCTCCCTCAGCCAGAGCACCATCTGCCGCTTCGAGTCCCTCACCCTCTCCCACAACAACATGATCGCCCTCAAGCCCATCCTGCAAGCCTGGCTGGAGGAGGCCGAGAAGTCCCACCGCGAGAAGCTGGCCAAGCCCGAGCTCTTCAGCGGCGCGGAGAAAAAGCGCAAGCGGACCTCCATCGCCGCCCCCGAGAAGCGCTCGCTGGAGGCCTACTTCGCCCTCCAGCCCCGGCCCTCCTCCGAGAAGATCGCCGCCATCGCCGAGAAGCTGGACCTCAAGAAGAATGTGGTCCGCGTCTGGTTCTGCAACCAGCGCCAGAAGCAGAAGCGTATGAAATACTCGGCCGGCATCTGA